The Paeniglutamicibacter sulfureus genome includes a region encoding these proteins:
- a CDS encoding CoA-acylating methylmalonate-semialdehyde dehydrogenase — protein sequence MTRELTHYVGGAHAKGTSGRFSDVYNPSTGAVQSRLPLASPGEVRDAITVAEAAQVEWGQTNPQRRARILSKFVELVYANMDELAALLTSEHGKTFPDSKGDIQRGLEVIEFCAAAPHLLKGEFSDSAGTDIDVHSLRQPLGVVAGITPFNFPAMIPLWKAGPALAAGNSYILKPSERDPSVPLRLAELFTEAGLPDGVFNVVNGDKEAVDALLEDPRVKAIGFVGSTPIAQSIYATAAANGKRAQCFGGAKNHMVIMPDADLEMVADALMGAGYGSAGERCMAISVAIPVGEATADALVSKLKERVAGLKVGDGMDKESDFGPVVAQSAKERIENYIQVGVDEGASLLVDGRGLSVSGHEDGFWVGPTLFDNVTENMRIYKEEIFGPVLCVVRAKDYEEALRLPSEHEFGNGVSIYTRDGDTARNFTSRVQVGMVGVNVPIPVPIAYYTFGGWKASGFGDLNQHGADAFRFYTKTKTVTTRWPSGIREGASFVMPEGS from the coding sequence ATGACCCGTGAACTGACCCACTACGTGGGCGGCGCCCACGCCAAAGGAACCTCCGGTCGCTTCTCCGATGTGTACAACCCCTCCACCGGAGCCGTGCAATCCAGGCTCCCACTGGCTTCGCCCGGCGAAGTCCGAGACGCCATCACCGTCGCCGAGGCCGCACAGGTCGAATGGGGCCAGACCAACCCGCAGCGCCGGGCCCGCATCCTTAGCAAGTTCGTCGAGCTCGTCTACGCGAACATGGATGAGCTGGCGGCGCTGCTGACCAGCGAGCACGGCAAGACGTTCCCCGATTCAAAGGGTGACATCCAGCGGGGCCTGGAAGTCATCGAGTTCTGCGCCGCCGCCCCGCACCTGCTCAAGGGCGAATTCTCCGACAGTGCCGGAACCGACATCGACGTGCACTCCCTGCGCCAGCCGCTGGGCGTTGTCGCAGGCATCACCCCGTTCAACTTCCCCGCTATGATCCCGCTGTGGAAGGCCGGACCGGCCCTCGCCGCGGGCAACTCCTACATCCTCAAGCCCTCCGAGCGCGACCCCTCCGTCCCGCTGCGGCTCGCCGAGCTCTTCACCGAGGCCGGGCTCCCGGACGGTGTCTTCAACGTCGTGAACGGTGACAAGGAAGCCGTCGACGCCTTGCTTGAGGACCCGCGGGTGAAGGCCATCGGCTTCGTGGGCTCGACCCCGATCGCCCAAAGCATCTACGCCACCGCAGCAGCCAACGGCAAACGCGCCCAGTGCTTCGGCGGGGCCAAGAACCACATGGTCATCATGCCCGATGCGGACCTGGAAATGGTGGCCGATGCCCTCATGGGCGCCGGATACGGATCGGCAGGCGAACGCTGCATGGCCATCTCTGTTGCCATCCCCGTCGGCGAGGCCACCGCCGACGCCCTGGTGTCCAAGCTGAAGGAACGCGTGGCCGGGCTCAAGGTCGGCGACGGCATGGACAAGGAATCCGACTTCGGACCCGTTGTGGCCCAAAGCGCCAAGGAACGCATCGAGAACTACATCCAGGTCGGCGTGGACGAGGGCGCCTCGCTGCTGGTCGACGGCCGCGGATTGAGCGTTTCGGGCCACGAAGACGGATTCTGGGTCGGCCCCACCCTCTTCGACAACGTCACCGAAAACATGCGCATCTACAAGGAGGAAATCTTTGGACCCGTGCTCTGCGTGGTGCGGGCCAAGGACTACGAGGAGGCCCTGCGCCTGCCCTCGGAGCACGAATTCGGCAACGGCGTCTCCATCTACACGCGCGACGGCGACACCGCCCGGAACTTCACCTCGCGCGTCCAGGTCGGCATGGTCGGGGTCAATGTTCCCATCCCGGTCCCGATCGCCTACTACACCTTCGGCGGGTGGAAGGCCTCCGGCTTCGGGGACCTGAACCAGCACGGGGCCGACGCCTTCCGCTTCTACACCAAGACCAAAACCGTGACCACGCGCTGGCCCTCGGGCATCCGCGAGGGCGCGAGCTTCGTCATGCCGGAAGGTAGCTAA
- a CDS encoding enoyl-CoA hydratase/isomerase family protein — translation MDEPQILSEVRGSLGVITLNRPRAVNALTAGMAATMLQTLGEWASDPAVSQVLVRGAGDRGLCAGGDIVAIHRDIAAGGRETEAFWATEYRLNSLINAYPKPYIAYMDGLVLGGGVGISAHGSHRLVTSRTRSGMPETTIGFVPDVGGTYLLSRAPGETGTHAALTGEHLGAAEVLYLGLADHLIDFARAEELFAELERRPVDEVLPAYLLPVPASNLEAWRPWLDDVYARQDVEEIVSALQELADDGNAEAQYAVATLAKKSPTALKLTLASLRRARDLGSLEETLEQEYRVGLRCLESRDFPEGIRAQVIDKDYAPAWNPPTLAQVRQEDLDACFASLGERELKLNPRALSDAVE, via the coding sequence GTGGACGAGCCGCAGATCCTTTCCGAAGTGCGCGGATCCCTCGGCGTGATCACGCTGAACCGACCGCGCGCCGTCAATGCCCTGACTGCTGGCATGGCCGCGACCATGCTCCAGACCCTCGGCGAGTGGGCCAGCGACCCGGCGGTGAGCCAGGTGCTGGTGCGAGGGGCAGGCGATCGCGGGCTGTGCGCCGGCGGCGACATCGTGGCGATCCACCGCGACATCGCGGCAGGCGGCAGGGAAACCGAAGCCTTCTGGGCGACCGAATACCGGCTGAATTCCCTGATCAATGCCTATCCCAAGCCCTACATCGCCTACATGGACGGTCTGGTCCTGGGCGGGGGAGTCGGGATTTCCGCCCACGGAAGCCACCGCCTGGTCACCAGCCGAACCCGCAGCGGGATGCCCGAAACCACCATCGGCTTTGTCCCGGATGTCGGCGGCACGTACCTGCTTTCCCGTGCCCCCGGGGAAACCGGCACCCATGCCGCGCTCACCGGCGAGCACCTGGGCGCGGCCGAGGTGCTCTACCTTGGACTGGCGGACCACCTCATCGACTTCGCCCGCGCCGAGGAGCTCTTCGCGGAACTTGAGCGCAGGCCGGTTGACGAAGTGCTGCCGGCATACCTCCTGCCCGTCCCGGCCTCGAACCTGGAGGCCTGGCGGCCTTGGCTCGATGACGTCTATGCGCGGCAGGATGTCGAGGAAATCGTCTCCGCGCTCCAGGAACTGGCAGACGACGGAAACGCTGAGGCCCAGTACGCCGTGGCGACGCTGGCGAAGAAATCGCCGACCGCGCTCAAGCTCACCCTGGCCTCGCTGCGCCGCGCCAGGGACCTGGGATCCCTCGAAGAGACGCTGGAGCAGGAATACCGGGTCGGGTTGCGTTGCCTCGAGTCCAGGGACTTCCCCGAGGGCATTCGTGCCCAGGTCATCGACAAGGACTACGCCCCGGCGTGGAATCCCCCCACCCTGGCCCAAGTGCGGCAGGAAGACCTTGATGCCTGCTTCGCCTCGCTCGGGGAGCGCGAACTCAAACTCAACCCACGCGCCCTGAGCGACGCGGTCGAATAA
- the mmsB gene encoding 3-hydroxyisobutyrate dehydrogenase, producing MSEQSPASAGRIAFLGLGHMGEPMAVNLIKAGFDVVGFDVVPAAVDAAVGAGVPCAASAIEAATGARIVLTMFPSGDILLDAYRGVGEPGLLESAPPNTLFLDCSTIDVAQAREAAQLALAAGHRSADAPVSGGVVGAEAGTLTFMIGAEEGDLAHITPLLEVMGKKLVHCGGHGAGQAAKICNNMLLGISMIGAAEAFVLGEKLGLTHQALFDVISTASGQCWSVTTNCPVPGPVPASPANRDYVPGFAGALMAKDLGLALNAVETAGVAAQLGPMAAQIYRKFADEGGAGRDFSGIITEIRDKSGG from the coding sequence ATGTCTGAACAATCGCCCGCCTCCGCGGGCCGGATAGCATTCCTGGGGCTCGGGCACATGGGCGAGCCCATGGCCGTGAACCTCATCAAGGCGGGTTTCGACGTGGTGGGCTTCGACGTCGTCCCCGCGGCCGTTGACGCCGCCGTCGGGGCGGGCGTGCCATGTGCTGCCTCGGCCATCGAGGCCGCCACCGGCGCACGCATCGTGCTGACGATGTTCCCCTCCGGGGACATCCTGCTCGATGCCTACCGGGGCGTGGGCGAACCCGGGTTGCTGGAAAGCGCCCCGCCGAATACCCTGTTCCTCGACTGTTCCACCATCGACGTGGCCCAGGCCCGCGAGGCGGCGCAGCTGGCGCTGGCCGCCGGGCACCGGTCGGCAGACGCCCCGGTTTCCGGTGGCGTGGTCGGAGCCGAAGCCGGGACCCTGACGTTCATGATCGGCGCCGAGGAGGGCGATCTCGCGCACATCACCCCGCTGCTGGAGGTCATGGGCAAGAAGCTGGTGCACTGCGGCGGACACGGCGCCGGACAAGCCGCGAAGATCTGCAACAACATGCTCCTGGGCATCTCCATGATCGGCGCCGCCGAGGCGTTCGTGCTCGGCGAGAAGCTGGGCCTGACCCACCAGGCGCTGTTCGACGTGATCTCCACGGCCTCGGGACAATGCTGGTCGGTGACCACCAACTGCCCGGTCCCCGGACCGGTGCCGGCTTCCCCTGCCAATCGCGACTATGTCCCCGGTTTTGCCGGTGCACTGATGGCCAAGGACCTTGGCCTGGCGTTGAACGCCGTGGAGACTGCGGGGGTTGCCGCGCAACTGGGCCCAATGGCCGCACAGATCTACCGCAAGTTCGCCGATGAGGGCGGGGCCGGCCGCGACTTTTCCGGCATCATCACCGAGATCCGGGACAAATCGGGAGGCTAG
- a CDS encoding hydrolase, translating into MTIFSCLTCAIEHGDGAGPPKSCAICEDERQYVPATGQAWTTRDELESKGYKILVEELEPDLYSVTTTPRLGIGHRGLLIRTPDGNLLFEPPGFIDVAGALRIDELGGVAAIASSHPHLTGSSIQYSHRFGHVPVYVAAADEQWIRRPDPVIRLWEGKVEMLPGLWMYQCGGHFAGSSVVHWPAGQNGAGVLVSGDTIAVGGDRTSANAMRSYVNNIPLPASAVERILGIVMPLAFTRMYSAFGVLEQDAHTAVKRTLRRYISWVNGDMPE; encoded by the coding sequence ATGACCATCTTCAGTTGCTTAACCTGCGCCATTGAACACGGCGATGGCGCCGGCCCGCCCAAGAGCTGCGCGATCTGCGAGGACGAACGCCAATACGTGCCCGCGACGGGCCAAGCCTGGACCACCCGTGATGAGCTCGAATCCAAGGGGTACAAAATACTGGTCGAGGAACTGGAACCCGACCTCTACTCCGTCACCACGACACCGCGACTGGGCATCGGGCATCGCGGGCTGCTGATCCGCACTCCCGACGGCAACCTGCTTTTTGAGCCGCCCGGATTCATCGATGTGGCCGGTGCACTTCGTATTGACGAGCTCGGCGGAGTGGCGGCCATTGCCTCCAGCCATCCGCACCTGACCGGATCCTCGATCCAGTACAGCCATCGCTTCGGACATGTCCCTGTGTACGTTGCCGCGGCAGATGAGCAGTGGATCCGGCGCCCGGATCCGGTCATCAGGCTTTGGGAAGGAAAAGTCGAGATGCTCCCCGGCCTCTGGATGTACCAATGTGGCGGCCACTTCGCCGGAAGCAGCGTCGTGCACTGGCCGGCCGGGCAGAATGGTGCCGGGGTGCTGGTCAGCGGGGACACCATTGCCGTGGGGGGTGACAGGACATCGGCAAACGCCATGCGCAGCTACGTCAACAACATCCCGCTGCCCGCCAGTGCCGTTGAACGCATCCTTGGCATCGTGATGCCACTGGCGTTCACTCGGATGTACAGCGCCTTCGGCGTATTGGAACAGGACGCCCACACCGCTGTCAAACGGACGCTGCGCCGGTACATATCGTGGGTCAATGGGGATATGCCCGAATAA